In the genome of Drosophila yakuba strain Tai18E2 chromosome 3R, Prin_Dyak_Tai18E2_2.1, whole genome shotgun sequence, one region contains:
- the LOC6535873 gene encoding uncharacterized protein LOC6535873 isoform X2, with protein MNRTSLSGGRTSRRLPALLFVLLLCLVARTTGRPSTEDEGDLAIIPPDADNVEIHKVKIVNGVMQEDHPVIMYKEDFVSEDYDPTKPDPSPSHHKKHKRTRHHHAKQVTERKEDQILFDILPDKPIVLEEDLKALPPSKVEAAQLAEPIKEEWLAKYPKKYHSRQRREVPRNYEKVFDYHYGTVRWEPPLTYSHFRVSVKGKEPHLVGPPNRKNQGQQNIPTPDSVNSRLDLFHNSNPADADNSVFNGSSTTTRSPFQVNDSDFAELVPLAGFSPPVFTPPVPGRRPSSRKDAFQFPQDIGYQENSKCQRASKLCCSQRNIGSQYDCFHHHGCSESISTIISTCS; from the exons ATGAATCGAACTTCGCTGTCCGGTGGCAGGACTAGCCGCAGACTTCCGGCTCTCTTGTTTGTCCTGCTGCTCTGCCTGGTGGCCCGAACCACCGGTCGTCCTTCGACAGAGGACGAGGGCGACTTGGCCATCATTCCGCCCGATGCCGACAATGTGGAG ATCCATAAGGTTAAAATAGTGAACGGTGTGATGCAGGAGGATCATCCGGTTATCATGTACAAGGAGGACTTCGTCAGCGAGGATTATG ATCCAACAAAACCCGATCCAAGTCCTAGTCACCACAAGAAGCACAAGCGAACGCGTCACCATCATGCGAAGCAAGTGACAGAAAGGAAGGAGGACCAGATCCTTTTCGATATTCTGCCCGACAAGCCGATCGTCCTGGAGGAGGACCTCAAGGCTCTCCCGCCCAGCAAAGTCGAGGCTGCACAACTGGCGGAACCCATCAAGGAAGAGTGGCTGGCCAAGTATCCCAAGAAGTACCACAGTCGTCAGCGACGAGAGGTCCCTAGAAATTATGAGAAAGTCTTCGATTACCATTACGGCACTGTAAGATGGGAGCCGCCATTAACCTATTCGCA TTTTCGGGTTTCAGTGAAGGGTAAGGAGCCCCATCTTGTGGGGCCTCCGAATCGTAAGAATCAGGGCCAACAGAATATCCCAACACCAGACTCAGTTAATTCTAGATTAGACTTGTTTCACAATTCGAATCCAGCGGATGCGGATAACTCAGTCTTCAACGGTTCTTCCACCACCACTCGCAGTCCATTTCAAGTGAACGATAGCGATTTCG CTGAACTCGTGCCCCTAGCCGGATTCTCACCCCCCGTGTTTACTCCACCCGTACCAGGCCGTCGTCCGTCCTCCAGGAAAG ACGCCTTCCAGTTTCCCCAGGATATCGGCTACCAGGAAAACAGCAAGTGCCAGCGGGCCTCGAAGCTCTGCTGCTCTCAAAGAAATATTGGATCCCAATACGACTGTTTCCACCACCACGGCTGCAGCGAGAGCATCTCTACTATTATCTCCACCTGCTCCTAG
- the LOC6535873 gene encoding uncharacterized protein LOC6535873 isoform X1, with the protein MNRTSLSGGRTSRRLPALLFVLLLCLVARTTGRPSTEDEGDLAIIPPDADNVEIHKVKIVNGVMQEDHPVIMYKEDFVSEDYDPTKPDPSPSHHKKHKRTRHHHAKQVTERKEDQILFDILPDKPIVLEEDLKALPPSKVEAAQLAEPIKEEWLAKYPKKYHSRQRREVPRNYEKVFDYHYGTVRWEPPLTYSHFRVSVKGKEPHLVGPPNRKNQGQQNIPTPDSVNSRLDLFHNSNPADADNSVFNGSSTTTRSPFQVNDSDFVTSSPLAPSVQEAPEVPSFPSWRPANSLPRPPPTRTPVVGLPTLRPNSRPVPPSVGAEGEPKVSKCVWAIVNCCTGESKKVRYNCFEEFGCHGAFWDINPCADEGVKQAELVPLAGFSPPVFTPPVPGRRPSSRKDAFQFPQDIGYQENSKCQRASKLCCSQRNIGSQYDCFHHHGCSESISTIISTCS; encoded by the exons ATGAATCGAACTTCGCTGTCCGGTGGCAGGACTAGCCGCAGACTTCCGGCTCTCTTGTTTGTCCTGCTGCTCTGCCTGGTGGCCCGAACCACCGGTCGTCCTTCGACAGAGGACGAGGGCGACTTGGCCATCATTCCGCCCGATGCCGACAATGTGGAG ATCCATAAGGTTAAAATAGTGAACGGTGTGATGCAGGAGGATCATCCGGTTATCATGTACAAGGAGGACTTCGTCAGCGAGGATTATG ATCCAACAAAACCCGATCCAAGTCCTAGTCACCACAAGAAGCACAAGCGAACGCGTCACCATCATGCGAAGCAAGTGACAGAAAGGAAGGAGGACCAGATCCTTTTCGATATTCTGCCCGACAAGCCGATCGTCCTGGAGGAGGACCTCAAGGCTCTCCCGCCCAGCAAAGTCGAGGCTGCACAACTGGCGGAACCCATCAAGGAAGAGTGGCTGGCCAAGTATCCCAAGAAGTACCACAGTCGTCAGCGACGAGAGGTCCCTAGAAATTATGAGAAAGTCTTCGATTACCATTACGGCACTGTAAGATGGGAGCCGCCATTAACCTATTCGCA TTTTCGGGTTTCAGTGAAGGGTAAGGAGCCCCATCTTGTGGGGCCTCCGAATCGTAAGAATCAGGGCCAACAGAATATCCCAACACCAGACTCAGTTAATTCTAGATTAGACTTGTTTCACAATTCGAATCCAGCGGATGCGGATAACTCAGTCTTCAACGGTTCTTCCACCACCACTCGCAGTCCATTTCAAGTGAACGATAGCGATTTCG TGACGTCGTCACCATTGGCACCATCGGTACAAGAGGCACCAGAAGTACCATCGTTCCCATCGTGGCGACCGGCGAACAGCCTCCCCCGGCCTCCACCCACCAGGACCCCCGTTGTGGGACTTCCCACCCTCCGGCCCAATTCAAGGCCGGTCCCACCCTCAGTGGGGGCTGAAGGTGAGCCCAAGGTCAGCAAGTGTGTGTGGGCGATCGTCAACTGCTGCACGGGCGAGAGCAAGAAGGTGCGGTACAACTGCTTCGAGGAGTTCGGATGCCATGGAGCCTTCTGGGACATCAATCCGTGTGCCGATGAAGGCGTGAAGCAAG CTGAACTCGTGCCCCTAGCCGGATTCTCACCCCCCGTGTTTACTCCACCCGTACCAGGCCGTCGTCCGTCCTCCAGGAAAG ACGCCTTCCAGTTTCCCCAGGATATCGGCTACCAGGAAAACAGCAAGTGCCAGCGGGCCTCGAAGCTCTGCTGCTCTCAAAGAAATATTGGATCCCAATACGACTGTTTCCACCACCACGGCTGCAGCGAGAGCATCTCTACTATTATCTCCACCTGCTCCTAG